From the genome of Desulfovibrio sp.:
GCAGCACGTAGCACAATTCGGCGGGCACATTCACAAGGGATGCAAAAGCCCCGTCATTATGCAGGCCGGTAAAGGCCAGTTTTTCGCAGACGTTGTAGCGCCCTTCGCGGCAGGGTTGGCATTCGCCGCAATGCTGACAGGCATCGGGGGCCACCATGTCGCCAACCTTGATGCTGGTTACGCCCTCGCCAACGGCCACAACCTTGCCGGTAAATTCATGCCCCAGGATGAGGCTGCCCTGTTTGCCGGTGAGCGGGTGGGGAGCGTTCACAGGAATAAAGATGGGGCCGGCCAGGTATTCATGCAGGTCAGACCCGCAAATACCGCACCACTCAACCTTCACCTGCACCCAACCGGGGGCCGGGGGGGAAGGAAGAGGCACCGTTTCAACCCGCACATCTTTTTTACCGTGCCATACCGCGGCTTGCATGCTCTCCGCCATAACGACCTCTCTCGTAAAAGGGTATATGATGCCCTTTCATTTGCACAGGTCGTGCCTTAAAGGCCGCAGTGGCGCGGATTTTTGGCAATCAGGCCGGGAAGCGGCTCACATCCTTGATAGGGAAAAAATGCACATGTCGATTGTCATACCAGGTGCATGATGCTTGTTCCATGCCCGAACACAATCCGGCCTGTGCTGTGCTGGTATGGAACAGCATATACGCCCCTCTGCCCGGAATTTCGCTGTACGCAATTCCGGGCAGAGAAGAAAATCGGGGAGCAGCCAGCAAAAAAAGATGACAGATCGGCGGGATCAGTTGCAGTGATCTATTTTGCGCAGTTTCGCGTAAAGGGTGTTGCGCCCTATGCCCAAGGCCTTGGCCGCTTGCAGCATGTTGCCCTTGTAGTGGGCCAGGGCTGCCTTGATGGCGTGGGCCTCGATGCTGCCCAGGTTGAACTCCGTCATGCGGGGCAGGGCGGTCATGGCGCAGTCGCCGCCGCCAGCGGCCAGCGGCTCGTGCCGGGCATGCAGGGGGGCAGGCAGGTGTTCGGGAAGGATACAGCCGCCCTGGGCCATATTGACGGCAAAATCCATGCTGTGCACAAGCTGGCGCACGTTGCCGGGCCAGGCGTAGTCTTCCATAATGCGCAGGGCCTCGGCCGAAAGGCCGCCAAAAGGCTGGCCGTAGGTGCAGCACAGTCGGCGGCAGTGGTATTCCGCAATGAGGCCGATGTCGTCCTTGCGCTCGCGTAAGGGGGGAATCTCAAGCGCCAGCACGTGGATGCGGTAAAAAAGATCCTGGCGAAAACTCCCCGAGGTCATAAGCTGGTCGAGATCCCGGTTGGTGGCCGTGATAAGCCTGAAGTCCACCTTGATGTTCTGTTTGCCGCCCACACGGGTCACGCAGCGCTCTTCCAGCGGGCGCAGCAGGTTGACCTGCATTTCCAGGGGCATTTCAGATATTTCATCCAGAAAAAGCGTGCCCTTTTCAGCCAGTTCAAATTTGCCGGGGCGGCCCTTTTCCGCCGCGCCGGTAAACGCTCCTTTTTCATAGCCAAAAAGTTCACTCTGAATAAGCTCGCGGGGCAGGGCGCCGCAGTTGACTGCCACAAAGGGGCCGTCAGCCTGCGCGCTGGCCTCGTGGATGGCCCTGGCGAAAAGTTCCTTGCCTGTGCCGGTTTCGCCATACAGCAGTATGGCTGCCGGGCTTTGGGCCATATGCCGTGCTCTGGCCACAACACTGGCCATTTTTTCGCTGCGGTAGAGGATGTCGCCAAAGGGGCGGGGCTCTTCGCGGCGGCTTCGCCGGACGGGCGTCGGCAGAACGCGCGGGGCCTCGGCCTGCAAGGTAATTATGGAGTGGCGGTTTTCAGTGCCGCTGGTCATGAATGACACGATGCGGGCGCTGAGTTCCGGGTTTGCGGTGCAGCGCAGCGGCACGCTTTCGGCGTTGTTCTGCCGCCAGTGCGTGTGCGCGGGGCTGCAGAAAAACATGTCGGCGCGGCAGTCGCGCAGATCTCCGGCATAGCGCAACATGCGGGCGGCGAGGGTATTGGCGTAGCTTATGCGGCCCTCATCATCCACCATGAGTATGCCTATGGGCATGGAACTGAACAGGGTGTTCAAGAGGCTGCGCGACTTGTTTTCCATAGTGGCCAGCGAAGCGTTGAGCAAAAGGCGCTCAATTTCGCGGGCAGCGCCCATGACCAGCCACAGGGCATGGCTGTGGTCGGCGCTGGTGGGGCCGGAAATATCAAAACAGCCCCACAGGTCGCCAAATGGCGTGAAAATGGGAGCCGCCGAACAGCCCCAGGACTGGTGGCTGTTGCAAAAGTGTTCCACTCCCATGACCTGGGCTGGCGTGCCGTCGTTAATG
Proteins encoded in this window:
- a CDS encoding alcohol dehydrogenase catalytic domain-containing protein, whose amino-acid sequence is MQAAVWHGKKDVRVETVPLPSPPAPGWVQVKVEWCGICGSDLHEYLAGPIFIPVNAPHPLTGKQGSLILGHEFTGKVVAVGEGVTSIKVGDMVAPDACQHCGECQPCREGRYNVCEKLAFTGLHNDGAFASLVNVPAELCYVLPEGVSAEAGAVMEPLATGFKAVRMAGSILGLNVVVLGAGTIGLGTIMAVRAAGAGKIIVVEMSKARIEKA
- a CDS encoding sigma-54-dependent Fis family transcriptional regulator; its protein translation is MYVLQRNGDVFEMRQEPRGTSKSPRPGLLLGGGSSSGKQRRDVWETFIRTGHIDDPTLPRPIAASWQRCRDMGVDPLSPRCCEFTPMTQIEPLADIYADLAADVERQVYDQIKQRGLLITVADAEGRILRTCGSKEVLLEADRLHFGPGAVWSELSVGTNAISLSINDGTPAQVMGVEHFCNSHQSWGCSAAPIFTPFGDLWGCFDISGPTSADHSHALWLVMGAAREIERLLLNASLATMENKSRSLLNTLFSSMPIGILMVDDEGRISYANTLAARMLRYAGDLRDCRADMFFCSPAHTHWRQNNAESVPLRCTANPELSARIVSFMTSGTENRHSIITLQAEAPRVLPTPVRRSRREEPRPFGDILYRSEKMASVVARARHMAQSPAAILLYGETGTGKELFARAIHEASAQADGPFVAVNCGALPRELIQSELFGYEKGAFTGAAEKGRPGKFELAEKGTLFLDEISEMPLEMQVNLLRPLEERCVTRVGGKQNIKVDFRLITATNRDLDQLMTSGSFRQDLFYRIHVLALEIPPLRERKDDIGLIAEYHCRRLCCTYGQPFGGLSAEALRIMEDYAWPGNVRQLVHSMDFAVNMAQGGCILPEHLPAPLHARHEPLAAGGGDCAMTALPRMTEFNLGSIEAHAIKAALAHYKGNMLQAAKALGIGRNTLYAKLRKIDHCN